The following nucleotide sequence is from Pseudomonas sp. RC10.
AACCTTTCAGGTAAGCGAATGCGGCTTTCAGGCCAGGAACGCCCAGACGTGCGAAGTCGTAGGAGTATTGACCGAAGTTGGTGGTCTCACCGGCACGGGCGAACTGGTTGATCATCGAGTCAGTGAACAGGTAGAAGCTGGAACCGCCTTCACCGTCGCCACGGCCACGGCCGTCAGCCACGTTACCGTTGCTGATCCAAACCATGCCGCCGTCGTCGCTCACGTCTTGGTGACCGAGCATCAAAGCATGGCCGCCGAGGGTGTACGTGAACATGGCCGACCAGGTTTTGTTGTCGACTTCGCCAGCGTGTTTGGCATAACCACCGTTGTTGTTGAAGCGGTGAGTCGCGTCGCCATTCGCGCCGTCGGAGCTGCTGTCGAAGTAACGCAGGTCAGTCTTGAAGGACTGGTCGTCAGCGATTGGCAGAATGTGCACCAGGCCGAAGAAGTTCTGCTTGTAGTAGTCTTCCAGCTCGGAGTGGTAAGCCTGCAACGTCAGGTCTTTGGTGACTTTGTAGTCGACGCCAGCGAACGTGAAGTTGTTGGAACCCTTGGTACCGCCAGCAGTGGCGAGGCCAGCGTAGTTGCTGGACGCACGGCTTGCGCCTTGGGTGATCTTACCGACGTTGAACGTGAAGTTGTCGATCTCTTTGGACTGAAGAGTCGCGCCCTGGAAGGTCTGCGGCAGCAGACGACCGTCGTTCGACACCAGGATCGGCAGGTTAGGCTGCAGCGCGTTACCTACTTTCAGCTCTGTCTTGGAGAGCTTGACCTTGGCGTTCGCGCCCAGACGCGACCAGCTGTCTACCGACGAACCATCGGTGTCAGTCGGGAAGAAGGTGTTCGAAGTAGCGGCGGTGTGGTGGTCGATGCCGCCACCCAGGTGAATACCGTAGATGCCTTGCACGTCCAGACCGAAGCCTACGGTGCCAGGCGTATAACCCGAGATAAAGTTGAACAGCAGGCCTTCAGCGGTTTCACGCTGGTCAGCAGCGCGAACGCCATCACGAATGTCGTTTTCGAAATACATGGTGCGGGAACTGAGGGTTGCCTTGCTGTCTTCAAGGAAACCAGCTGCACCAGCCTGAGTGGCCATTACACCTACGGATACGGCCAAGGCCAGGGTGGACTTCTTCATTGTGTATCGCTCCTCTTGAATCTAATTTTTGTAGTTCCTTGGTATCGAGACCGAAGGCTCAAGACCGCGGATGCGCGATTAGCGCTGGACCTGACTCGGCGAGTCAATGGCCCCAAGACTAATTGACTAGACCGCGTTAACAGCTGGCTGCAAGGTAAGGGAAATCCTTTAAACCTAAAAAGACTTTGTAGACCTGCTTTTATGCCGCGCAGTTATATGTCACAAGTCGTTTCAGCCGTCCGTTGCGGAGTGTATCGGCGTCTTTACCTAATTCCCAAAAAATATTTACATCCCGTTCGTCAGATCGATTGGTTTCTGCACATCGTACGACCGGAACTCGACTGCCCAGTCATGGTCTCCGTGTGAAACAGGATGAGAATAAGGTAGATAAGCCGTTGAAAATAAAGACCTTGATAACCACGTAGACGCAATTGTTACAGTTGTCACCGTGCTATCTGTCTAATTTTTTTAATATTGCGTTTCTGACTCGTCAGTTAACAGGCACACCTGCCACCTGGCGCGCCGCAAGATCACTGACCGCCCTTCCCCCACGTTTCAGCCGGATGCAGGCAAGCGCTCAGCAGCTTCCTTCAGACGAGCGGGCAGATCGTATTTACAGAATGTGACATTTCGATGAACGGTCAAAGCGTATCCGCATCTTTTCCGAATTTCGCTGTGCGGGGTCAACACAGGCTCTACTTTCCTCTCTAAGCTCATGCCAAAAGGTTATTTATTTGGCGTTTCTTAGATCATTTACGCTTCGCCTCATTCAGTCCCTCGGCCTGCCTTGATCCGGAGCCTCACCATGAAACTGCTCAAACCCCTTCGCTTGTTGGCGGCCCTGTCGCTGGCCGGTTCTGCCCTGCTCGCCCAGGCTGCGGATTTCACCGTTGCTTACCAGACCACCGTGGACCCCGCCAAAGTCGCTCAGGCCGATGGCGCGTATGAAAAAGCCACTGGCTCGAAAATCTCCTGGCGCAAATTCGATAACGGCGCCGACGTGATCACAGCCATTGCGTCGGGCGATGTGCAGATTGGCTACCTCGGTTCCAGCCCGTTGACGGCAGCGGCGACGCGCAAGGTTCC
It contains:
- a CDS encoding OprD family outer membrane porin, yielding MKKSTLALAVSVGVMATQAGAAGFLEDSKATLSSRTMYFENDIRDGVRAADQRETAEGLLFNFISGYTPGTVGFGLDVQGIYGIHLGGGIDHHTAATSNTFFPTDTDGSSVDSWSRLGANAKVKLSKTELKVGNALQPNLPILVSNDGRLLPQTFQGATLQSKEIDNFTFNVGKITQGASRASSNYAGLATAGGTKGSNNFTFAGVDYKVTKDLTLQAYHSELEDYYKQNFFGLVHILPIADDQSFKTDLRYFDSSSDGANGDATHRFNNNGGYAKHAGEVDNKTWSAMFTYTLGGHALMLGHQDVSDDGGMVWISNGNVADGRGRGDGEGGSSFYLFTDSMINQFARAGETTNFGQYSYDFARLGVPGLKAAFAYLKGSNIKATSGASVGDSSEWERDMRIDYVFQDGPLKGFGATLRRANYRGDFKGTTGQNTRIADQDQTRLIFNYTYAFK